A genomic window from Vanessa tameamea isolate UH-Manoa-2023 chromosome 7, ilVanTame1 primary haplotype, whole genome shotgun sequence includes:
- the LOC113401230 gene encoding huntingtin-interacting protein K, protein MADEEVNGDTDDIQLEKDKTQKKAAKHDSGVADLEKVTDYAEEKEISSQDISGALSLIGDRRNKEAAERLEKEKELQKVSVKKDDIELIVKEMEISRTLAERTLREHRGDLVAALITLTN, encoded by the exons ATGGCCGATGAAGAGGTTAATGGTGATACTGATGATATACAACTAGAAAAAGATAAAACTCAAAAAAAGGCTGCAAAACACGATAGTGGTGTAGCTGATTTAGAAAAAGTAACTGACTATGCCGAAGAGAAAGAAATATCATCCCAAGACATATCTGGT GCTCTTTCATTAATTGGTGATCGTAGAAATAAAGAAGCAGCTGAAAGGCTTGAAAAAGAAAAGGAGCTTCAAAAAGTTTCAGTTAAAAAGGATGACATTGAATTAAta GTAAAGGAAATGGAAATCTCTCGGACATTAGCAGAAAGAACTCTTAGAGAACATAGAGGTGACTTGGTGGCGGCCCTTATAACCCTAACAAATTAA
- the LOC113401228 gene encoding uncharacterized protein LOC113401228 yields the protein MAFWTKFLFIFLLTSIRVQNGTSEGECSFCVGEQFECINENCYCATGYVPNYHNTDCTKCPGLGEKCYGPCCSENSNETLQCWRGICQSCYDLHGNWICRDSLDQIILVSGSQIIMAIALVLGIIATFTMLYKLCAVTNLRPLGNHSSESRLSVGSLQIYVNERLRDAPPRYSRTAPSGSAIYPAAVYLNAGFVHDNSLPPPPYTPEQKNDNETNTTIHM from the exons ATGGCATTCTGgacaaagtttttgtttatttttttgcttactAGTATTCGTGTTCAAAATGGAACAAGtgaag GTGAGTGTTCTTTTTGCGTGGGTGAACAGTTCGAGTGTATTAACGAAAATTGTTACTGCGCCACAGGCTACGTACCAAATTATCACAATACAGATTGTACAAAATGTCCAG gATTAGGAGAAAAATGCTACGGGCCTTGCTGCAGCGAGAACTCTAACGAAACTCTTCAATGCTGGCGAGGTATCTGTCAGTCTTGTTATGACCTACACGGTAATTGGATTTGCAg AGATTCATTGGACCAAATTATTCTTGTATCTGGTTCACAAATAATAATGGCTATCGCTCTGGTGCTTGGAATTATTGCTACTTTTACAATGCTCTACAAACTTTGTGCTGTGACAAATCTGAG ACCACTTGGGAATCACTCGAGCGAAAGTCGACTATCAGTTGGGAGTTTGCAAATATACGTAAATGAACGTTTAAGGGATGCGCCACCAAG GTATTCAAGAACAGCGCCCTCTGGTTCAGCAATATACCCTGCAGCTGTTTATCTTAATGCAGGAttt GTACATGACAACAGCTTACCCCCACCGCCGTACACACCTGAacaaaaaaatgataatgaaaCTAATACAACAATTCATATGTGA
- the LOC113401229 gene encoding uncharacterized protein LOC113401229, which produces MNLKYIIYIMFLLHRNVTAVEKTEDTEIYKMTDKVFTCSKWLSAIIYNFCNNVYKVVKRDTSLLDMLTPKDLLKIKNKRREFADVRWRRVRRQVASECCERPCTVGNIIMYCPDDAKLLIENPNLFD; this is translated from the exons ATgaatcttaaatacatt ATTTACATCATGTTCTTACTACACAGAAATGTGACCGCAGTCGAAAAAACAGAAGACACAGAAATATACAAGATGACCGACAAGGTTTTTACGTGTAGCAAATGGTTATCTGCAATTATATACAActtttgtaataatgtttataaagtagTGAAAAGAGACACATCGTTGTTAG ACATGCTGACACCAAAGGATTTACTTAAGATTAAAAACAAACGAAGGGAATTTGCAGACGTCAGATGGCGTCGCGTCCGCAGACAAGTAGCGAGTGAATGCTGCGAAAGGCCTTgcactgtaggaaatattataatgtattgtcCAGATGAtgctaaattattaatagaaaaccCTAATCTATttgattag